One segment of Neodiprion fabricii isolate iyNeoFabr1 chromosome 1, iyNeoFabr1.1, whole genome shotgun sequence DNA contains the following:
- the LOC124182298 gene encoding protein odr-4 homolog translates to MGRIAYAEDSVLAYLKSLMRADGYTIGLILGQSTAQKDFVVHLARTPPPAAKDVIEESLISSASNTQPEPGRKYIKSINDIPETWVADHAKHVTRMLPGGMWVLGIFVVGPSDILNDSNSINRLRSVVVAIYKHLALNKYLYGNNNQENLILHFNSITQKILCKSLDASLGGILKPVDWKFQAKATKWHQLEARVDFDRLFPIAADQMPATLKKQLQGILANISDTVDSALIVIEGEPRSLEDTLEVVGKKKKDRKEIKSNNDTTLANKTLQVSMYIPCPKNPSSDILITSCSATMRLVGQVVSRTFVHQKATIEEATAAVKQDIIRSLASRLEMHWDSLIEEENGSPEENVTLHEPPRRVLVALPQSRVTLSDYLFPGEGPQEALVSLQELLDLEMQESSVQKELELQADPSEFYYQNTVDTVASDSNEDSSQDQQFVVYMTGLSVAILVLVAAIVAHLY, encoded by the exons agTACAGCACAGAAAGACTTTGTTGTTCATCTGGCAAGAACTCCACCTCCTGCCGCGAAGGATGTAATTGAAGAATCTTTGATAAGCTCTGCAAGCAACACTCAGCCAGAACCAGGACGAAAGTACATTAAATCCATCAATGACATACCGGAAACTTGGGTCGCCGATCACGCAAAACAT GTTACCAGGATGTTACCAGGTGGTATGTGGGTGCTAGGAATATTTGTGGTTGGCCCGTCAGATATCTTGAATGATAGCAATTCAATAAACAGACTACGATCAGTGGTAGTTGCAATTTACAAGCACTTAGcattaaataaatatctttaTGGGAATAACAATCAGGAAAATCTTATCCTGCACTTCAATAGTATTACTCAAAA GATATTATGCAAATCTCTTGATGCTAGTCTTGGAGGAATATTGAAACCGGTAGATTGGAAGTTCCAAGCTAAGGCCACAAAATGGCATCAACTCGAAGCTCGAGTAGATTTTGATCGGTTATTTCCAATTGCAGCTGACCAAATGCCGGCAACATTAAAAAAGCAACTACAG GGAATTCTTGCAAATATATCAGATACTGTTGACTCAGCTTTGATTGTGATCGAAGGTGAACCACGGTCTTTAGAGGACACTCTTGAAGTAGttggaaagaagaaaaaggatagaaaagaaattaagagCAACAATGACACGACTTTGGCTAACAAAACGCTTCAAGTTAGCATGTATATTCCCTGT cCAAAAAATCCTAGTTCAGACATATTGATAACATCCTGCAGTGCGACTATGCGGCTAGTCGGGCAAGTTGTTAGCAGAACATTTGTGCATCAGAAAGCAACCATCGAAGAGGCTACTGCAGCAGTGAAACAGGATATCATAAGGTCGTTGGCTAGTCGGTTAGAAATGCACTGGGATAGtttaattgaagaagaaaatgggTCCCCAGAAG AAAACGTTACCCTGCACGAACCTCCAAGAAGGGTTTTGGTCGCTCTGCCGCAAAGTAGAGTAACATTGTCTGACTACTTATTTCCTGGTGAAGGACCACAAGAAGCTTTAGTGTCTTTGCAGGAACTTTTGGATTTAGAAATGCAAGAAAGCAGCGTACAAAAAGAGCTTGAACTCCAGGCGG ATCCTTCGGAATTCTACTATCAAAATACCGTGGACACAGTAGCCTCCGATAGCAATGAAGATTCATCTCAAGATCAGCAATTTGTTGTCTATATGACTGGATTAAGTGTTGCAATACTTGTTTTAGTAGCTGCAATTGTTGCGCATTTGTACTGA